A section of the Mycolicibacterium anyangense genome encodes:
- a CDS encoding cytochrome P450: MVLKDIDFTDLDNFADGFPHDLFAIHRREAPVYWHEPTVNTPDGEGFWSVATHPETLAVLRDAGTYSSVTGGERPYGGTLLQDLPIAGQVLNMMDDPRHAHIRRLVSSGLTPRMIRRVEDDLRARARALLDEVDPGVAFDFLVDVAAELPMQMICILLGVPESERHWLFQAIEPTFDFGDSRRGEVGTLSVEDAGSRMFAYGMELIAAKRTQPTDDMLSVVANATADPLSDLELYMFFSLLFSAGAETTRNGVAGGLLALAQNPDQYRRLQDDRELLPTAIEEMIRWTSPSPSKRRTATRDTELGGQAIKAGQKVLVWEGSANRDAAVFADADRFDVGRKPNLHLGFGQGVHYCLGANLARLELRVLYEELLSRFDEVRVVKPVEWARSNRHTGIRHLFVELRP, encoded by the coding sequence ATGGTGCTCAAGGACATCGACTTCACGGACCTGGACAACTTCGCTGACGGGTTTCCCCACGACCTGTTCGCGATCCATCGCCGTGAGGCGCCGGTGTACTGGCACGAGCCGACCGTCAACACCCCCGACGGTGAGGGTTTCTGGTCGGTGGCGACCCATCCGGAAACCCTTGCGGTGCTGCGTGATGCCGGCACGTACTCGTCGGTGACCGGGGGAGAGCGGCCCTACGGCGGCACCCTGTTGCAGGACCTGCCGATCGCCGGCCAGGTGCTGAACATGATGGACGACCCGCGGCACGCCCACATCCGGCGGCTGGTCAGTTCGGGTCTGACACCGCGGATGATCCGCCGCGTCGAAGACGACCTGCGTGCCCGCGCGCGGGCGCTACTGGACGAGGTCGACCCGGGGGTGGCCTTCGACTTCCTGGTCGACGTCGCCGCCGAACTGCCGATGCAGATGATCTGCATCCTGCTGGGAGTGCCGGAGAGCGAACGGCATTGGTTGTTCCAGGCCATCGAGCCGACCTTCGACTTCGGCGATTCCCGGCGCGGCGAGGTGGGCACGCTCTCAGTCGAGGACGCCGGATCGCGGATGTTCGCCTACGGCATGGAGTTGATCGCGGCCAAGCGGACACAGCCGACCGACGACATGCTGTCGGTGGTGGCCAATGCCACCGCTGATCCGTTGTCGGATCTCGAGTTGTACATGTTCTTTTCGCTGCTGTTCAGCGCTGGGGCGGAGACCACCCGCAACGGGGTGGCCGGGGGACTGCTTGCCCTGGCGCAGAACCCGGACCAGTACCGGCGACTGCAGGATGATCGCGAGTTGTTGCCGACGGCGATCGAGGAGATGATCCGGTGGACCTCGCCGTCGCCGTCGAAGCGGCGCACCGCGACCCGGGACACCGAACTGGGTGGCCAGGCGATCAAGGCTGGGCAGAAGGTGCTGGTGTGGGAGGGCTCGGCCAACCGCGACGCCGCGGTATTCGCCGATGCCGATCGCTTCGATGTGGGCCGTAAACCCAACCTGCACTTGGGTTTCGGTCAGGGCGTGCACTACTGCCTGGGTGCCAACCTGGCCCGCCTCGAGCTGCGGGTGCTCTACGAAGAGTTACTGAGCCGGTTCGATGAAGTCCGCGTGGTCAAGCCGGTGGAGTGGGCGCGCAGTAACCGGCACACCGGAATCCGGCACCTGTTCGTCGAATTGCGACCGTAG
- a CDS encoding DUF429 domain-containing protein, protein MHCVGVDLAWGQRNPTGVAVLDGDGVLLHVSAAGDDDDVLARIAPYVGGPCVVAVDAPLVVTNPTGTRPCETALNRDFRRYDAGAHPANTGLAWFADGGRGARLCRALNLDLDPRSSSARRALEVYPHAAAVALFGLGRTLKYKQKQGRDMALLRSELLRLVEFIEELPDLSLDHPDWRRLTTSVADATRKSELRRAEDPIDAVLCAYVARFFLTRPGDVTIYGEPATGCIVTPTPRST, encoded by the coding sequence ATGCACTGTGTCGGGGTCGACCTGGCTTGGGGGCAACGCAACCCCACCGGGGTGGCCGTCCTCGACGGCGACGGCGTGCTGCTGCACGTCAGCGCCGCGGGTGACGACGACGACGTCCTCGCCCGGATCGCCCCCTACGTCGGCGGCCCCTGTGTGGTGGCCGTCGACGCTCCCCTGGTGGTCACCAACCCGACCGGAACCCGGCCGTGTGAGACCGCCTTGAACCGGGACTTCCGCCGCTACGACGCGGGCGCGCACCCGGCCAATACCGGGCTGGCCTGGTTCGCCGACGGTGGCCGGGGCGCACGGTTGTGCCGGGCGCTCAACCTTGATCTCGATCCACGGTCGTCGTCGGCTCGCCGGGCGCTGGAGGTCTACCCGCACGCCGCCGCCGTCGCGCTGTTCGGGTTGGGGCGCACGCTGAAGTACAAGCAGAAACAGGGCCGAGATATGGCACTGCTGCGCTCCGAGCTTCTGCGACTGGTCGAGTTCATTGAAGAGCTGCCGGATCTGTCTCTCGATCATCCCGACTGGCGACGGCTCACCACGTCGGTCGCCGACGCTACGCGCAAATCGGAGTTGCGCCGGGCCGAGGATCCGATCGACGCGGTGCTGTGTGCCTACGTCGCGCGCTTCTTCCTCACCCGGCCGGGGGACGTGACGATCTATGGCGAACCGGCTACCGGCTGTATCGTTACCCCGACGCCGCGATCGACGTAA
- the purB gene encoding adenylosuccinate lyase, producing MTIPNVLANRYASAEMVAIWSPEAKIVAERRLWLAVLRAQKELGVDVPDGVIEDYERVLEQVDLGSIAARERVTRHDVKARIEEFNALAGHEHVHKGMTSRDLTENVEQLQIRRSLELVHAHGVAVAARLAERAATYRDLVMAGRSHNVAAQATTLGKRFASAAEETLIALTRIRELIDRYPLRGIKGPMGTAQDMLDLFDGDDERLTELERRVAEFLGFSAVFASVGQVYPRSLDHDVLSALVQLGAGPSSFAHTVRLMAGHELVTEGFAPGQVGSSAMPHKMNTRSCERVNGLQVILRGYGSMAAELAGAQWNEGDVFCSVVRRVALPDAFFAIDGQIETFLTVLDEFGAYPAVIQRELDRYLPFLATTKVLIAAVRAGVGRETAHEVIKEHAVAVALAMREKGQEPDLLDRLAADDRLPLDRAALDAALADKQAFTGAAASQVDQVIAAVDELVRDYPDAAKYSPGAIL from the coding sequence GTGACGATCCCGAATGTCCTGGCCAACCGGTATGCGAGCGCGGAAATGGTGGCCATCTGGTCACCGGAGGCCAAGATCGTGGCCGAACGGCGGCTGTGGCTCGCGGTGCTGCGCGCACAGAAGGAACTGGGTGTCGACGTACCCGACGGGGTGATCGAGGACTACGAGCGGGTGCTCGAGCAGGTGGACCTGGGTTCGATCGCCGCGCGTGAGCGGGTGACCCGCCACGACGTCAAGGCCCGCATCGAGGAGTTCAATGCGCTGGCCGGTCACGAGCACGTGCACAAGGGGATGACCAGCCGCGACCTGACCGAGAACGTCGAGCAGCTGCAGATCCGGCGCTCGCTGGAGTTGGTGCACGCCCACGGTGTCGCGGTGGCGGCCCGGCTGGCCGAGCGGGCGGCCACCTATCGCGATCTGGTGATGGCCGGCCGCAGCCACAACGTCGCCGCGCAGGCCACCACGCTGGGCAAGCGGTTCGCCTCGGCCGCCGAGGAGACCCTGATCGCGCTCACCCGCATTCGTGAGCTGATCGACCGCTACCCGCTGCGCGGCATCAAGGGGCCGATGGGCACCGCCCAGGACATGCTCGATCTGTTCGACGGAGACGACGAGCGGTTGACCGAGCTTGAACGCCGGGTGGCCGAGTTCCTGGGATTCTCAGCGGTTTTCGCCAGCGTCGGCCAGGTATACCCGCGGTCGCTGGACCACGATGTGCTCTCCGCTCTGGTGCAGTTGGGCGCGGGACCGTCGTCGTTCGCGCACACCGTCCGGCTCATGGCCGGCCACGAGCTGGTGACCGAGGGCTTCGCACCGGGACAGGTCGGCAGCTCGGCGATGCCGCACAAGATGAACACCCGCAGTTGCGAGCGGGTCAACGGCCTGCAGGTGATCCTGCGCGGATACGGCTCGATGGCCGCGGAACTGGCTGGGGCGCAATGGAATGAGGGCGACGTGTTCTGTTCGGTGGTGCGCCGGGTCGCGCTGCCGGACGCATTCTTCGCCATCGACGGGCAGATCGAGACGTTCCTGACCGTGCTCGACGAGTTCGGTGCCTACCCGGCGGTGATCCAGCGCGAATTGGACCGCTATCTGCCGTTCCTGGCCACCACCAAGGTGCTGATCGCCGCGGTGCGTGCCGGCGTGGGCCGGGAGACCGCGCACGAGGTCATCAAGGAGCACGCCGTGGCCGTCGCGCTGGCGATGCGGGAGAAGGGCCAGGAACCCGACCTCTTGGACCGGTTGGCCGCCGATGACCGGCTTCCGCTGGACCGGGCGGCACTGGACGCGGCGCTGGCCGACAAGCAGGCCTTCACCGGTGCTGCGGCCAGCCAAGTCGACCAGGTGATCGCCGCGGTGGACGAACTGGTGCGGGATTACCCGGACGCCGCCAAGTACAGCCCGGGTGCGATCCTGTAA
- a CDS encoding SDR family NAD(P)-dependent oxidoreductase: protein MDFSALTRPATELLDGAMDRALVLGYTKIGSGLRRLWWPADPAAGSMVGERVVVSGATAGIGFAMAQGFAELGATVHLLGRNAEKVHQCAEAIRAAVSGADVVEEVCDVSDLDAVRAWTASFSGRVLALDGLVHNAGLMPKDRRVTPQGHEVQLATHVLGPHLMTDRLLPLLKAARASSVVWVSSGGMYSSPLVVDDLEYRSGYNGVRAYARTKKMQVVLADSWARRLAGTGVRVESMHPGWVDTPGVAEYLPRFRVLTRPLLRDLSDGADTAVWLVATRPESTPGHFWHDRVQRPTTFGWQRQENPAKVRRFLEQVSRLTGTADTWTGLRA from the coding sequence ATGGACTTCTCGGCGCTCACCCGGCCGGCAACCGAACTGCTGGATGGCGCCATGGACCGCGCCCTGGTCTTGGGCTACACCAAGATCGGTTCGGGACTGCGGCGCTTGTGGTGGCCCGCCGACCCGGCGGCCGGCTCGATGGTGGGCGAGCGGGTGGTGGTGTCCGGGGCAACCGCGGGGATCGGGTTCGCCATGGCACAGGGCTTTGCCGAGCTGGGGGCGACGGTCCATCTGCTGGGCCGCAACGCCGAGAAGGTGCACCAGTGCGCCGAGGCGATCCGGGCTGCGGTGTCCGGCGCCGACGTCGTCGAGGAGGTGTGCGACGTTTCCGACCTGGACGCGGTTCGGGCCTGGACCGCGTCGTTCTCCGGTCGAGTGCTCGCGCTGGACGGACTGGTGCACAACGCCGGGCTGATGCCCAAGGACCGCAGGGTCACCCCGCAAGGTCACGAGGTGCAGTTGGCCACTCACGTGCTGGGCCCGCATCTGATGACCGACCGGCTGCTGCCGTTACTCAAAGCGGCTCGGGCATCGTCGGTGGTGTGGGTGTCGTCCGGGGGTATGTACAGTTCCCCGCTGGTGGTCGACGACCTGGAATACCGCAGCGGCTACAACGGGGTCCGCGCCTATGCCCGGACCAAGAAAATGCAAGTGGTACTTGCTGATTCGTGGGCGCGCCGGCTGGCCGGCACTGGTGTGCGGGTGGAGAGCATGCATCCCGGCTGGGTGGACACCCCCGGTGTGGCCGAGTATCTGCCCCGGTTCCGGGTGCTCACCAGGCCGCTGTTGCGCGACCTGTCCGACGGTGCCGACACCGCGGTGTGGCTGGTGGCCACCCGGCCGGAGTCCACCCCCGGGCATTTCTGGCATGACCGGGTACAGCGTCCGACGACATTCGGTTGGCAACGCCAGGAGAATCCGGCGAAGGTGCGCCGCTTCCTCGAACAGGTGAGCCGTCTCACCGGGACCGCGGACACCTGGACGGGCTTGCGCGCCTGA
- a CDS encoding HNH endonuclease signature motif containing protein has protein sequence MSSSMVVTTPQQRLEALFEELSELAGQRNAIDGRIVDIVAEVERDELWGATGARSVAALVAWKLGTTTANAHAIATVAHRSQDFPRCVTELQQGRLSLDQVAVIAAGAGEGSDEHYAELAAVATVHQLRTAIRLEPRPDPDPRPQPQRSITTTSTDTTTSWRITLPHDEAAILDAALTSHLDALVSEWTRDHGSDPTQAPSFPTTVDAFLQLVTDSWDAQATRRPHGQHTTVVVHLDIDKSAAALHLGPLLPDADRHYLTCDATCEVWFERDGRPIGAGRATRTVDRRLRRALEHRDRACAVPGCNSTRGLHAHHIVHWEHGGPTELSNLVLLCPFHHRAHHQGLITITGPADQLVITDTNGDPLTDAPIAHTPTRPPTDVPSYPGPTGERAQWWWYQPYEPHSPPSTN, from the coding sequence ATGTCCTCGTCGATGGTGGTGACCACACCCCAGCAGCGTCTTGAGGCGCTGTTTGAGGAGCTCTCGGAGTTGGCTGGTCAGCGCAATGCGATCGACGGGCGGATCGTGGATATCGTGGCCGAGGTCGAGCGCGACGAGTTGTGGGGTGCGACCGGGGCGCGCTCGGTGGCCGCGTTGGTGGCCTGGAAACTGGGCACCACCACGGCCAACGCCCACGCGATCGCCACGGTGGCCCACCGCAGTCAGGACTTCCCCCGCTGCGTGACCGAATTGCAGCAGGGCCGGCTGTCGCTGGATCAGGTCGCCGTCATCGCCGCCGGTGCAGGTGAGGGTTCCGATGAGCACTACGCCGAGCTGGCCGCGGTCGCCACCGTCCACCAGTTGCGCACCGCGATCCGGCTCGAACCCCGACCCGACCCCGATCCCCGGCCGCAGCCCCAACGCAGCATCACCACCACCAGTACCGACACCACCACCAGCTGGCGTATCACCCTGCCCCACGACGAAGCCGCCATCCTCGACGCCGCCCTCACGTCCCATCTCGACGCCCTGGTCAGCGAGTGGACGCGCGATCACGGCAGCGACCCGACGCAGGCACCATCGTTCCCCACCACTGTCGACGCCTTCCTGCAACTGGTCACCGACAGCTGGGACGCGCAAGCCACCCGCCGCCCGCACGGCCAGCACACCACCGTCGTCGTGCACCTCGACATCGACAAGTCCGCCGCCGCACTGCACCTGGGCCCGCTGCTGCCCGATGCCGACCGCCACTACCTGACCTGCGATGCCACCTGCGAAGTCTGGTTCGAACGCGACGGCCGGCCCATCGGGGCCGGACGCGCCACCCGCACCGTCGACCGCCGGCTGCGCCGCGCGCTGGAACACCGCGACCGGGCCTGCGCGGTACCCGGCTGCAACAGCACCCGCGGTCTGCACGCCCACCACATCGTGCACTGGGAACACGGCGGACCCACCGAGCTATCGAACCTGGTCCTGCTGTGTCCGTTTCACCACCGCGCCCACCACCAAGGGCTGATCACCATCACCGGCCCCGCCGACCAGCTCGTCATCACCGACACCAACGGCGATCCCCTCACCGACGCCCCGATTGCCCACACACCCACCCGACCGCCAACGGATGTCCCGTCCTACCCCGGCCCGACCGGCGAACGCGCCCAATGGTGGTGGTACCAACCCTACGAACCACACTCACCACCCAGCACCAACTGA
- a CDS encoding CaiB/BaiF CoA transferase family protein yields MSGPLHGIRVIDCTRGLAGPRATGMLADYGAEVWWVEPPGGDPLRDVLATEYAVFNRGKKSVQLDLKKDADRAQLFDMLGSADLFVTSWRPGVAERLGVDWVRVHERFARLVYTAITGFGEDGTLAEVPGHEAVVQSYVGVTAEQVGLRPAPIYEGVPFASIGAANLAVIGSLAALYRRDEDHRGRLVQTSLVDGALSYMGMMWGDADKAGAAPQIVPGSIRLVSRSFRCADDEYLGVHTGAVGAFGRLIRELGLDDRLQVATDGSDMRIPLNEDERKVLLEDVPAIFESQPRDVWLKRLIDADVAVIPELHPGEIFDQPQVRHNGMVVTVEDSRFGTVEQVAPAIRFAGLDHRPEAGAPEVGEHDGRWTAGVSGQSQGQSQTPTADSGDQYLLEGLRILDAGAYYAGPFSSRLLADLGADVIKLETTLGDQLRAIQRPFRAASCGKRAISLNLKDPELHPARDELIRWADVVLHNMRPGAADRVGLGHEQVRDLNPEAVYLYAPGWGSSGPDKLRQSFAPLMSGYVGLGYEVAGQFNPPMWPIGNEDPGNGLTGAIGILAALLHRNRAGGGCYVENPQLNATMTHAAHIVRQDDGTVLGAQRLDPLQTGIGPLDRLYETRDGWVCLVALSDAEIRRLEPVLGVEILEDPRFASHDARMENRYELEEMIFDVLVQRDSADWVEVLRSAGVAAIVPKSQNNSRSFHRDPINQAIGRIAEVADADGSMVRESAVMVRVSDAKPAPHRLAPALGQHTDEVLLGHGYSVEKIAELRARGSIR; encoded by the coding sequence GTGAGCGGTCCGCTCCATGGAATCAGGGTGATCGACTGCACCAGGGGGCTGGCGGGCCCGCGGGCCACCGGGATGCTCGCCGACTACGGAGCCGAGGTCTGGTGGGTGGAGCCCCCCGGCGGCGACCCGCTGCGCGACGTGTTGGCGACGGAGTATGCCGTCTTCAACCGCGGCAAGAAAAGCGTGCAGCTCGACCTGAAGAAGGACGCCGACCGCGCTCAGCTGTTCGACATGCTCGGGTCGGCAGACCTCTTCGTCACCAGCTGGCGACCCGGCGTGGCCGAACGGCTCGGCGTCGACTGGGTGCGCGTCCACGAGCGGTTTGCTCGCCTGGTCTATACCGCGATCACCGGATTCGGTGAGGACGGCACCCTTGCCGAGGTGCCCGGGCATGAGGCCGTCGTGCAGTCCTACGTGGGTGTCACGGCCGAACAGGTGGGCCTGCGGCCCGCGCCGATCTACGAAGGCGTGCCGTTCGCCAGTATCGGCGCGGCGAACCTGGCGGTCATCGGTTCACTGGCGGCGCTCTACCGCCGCGACGAAGACCATCGCGGCCGACTGGTCCAGACCTCACTCGTCGACGGTGCGCTCAGCTACATGGGCATGATGTGGGGTGACGCCGACAAGGCCGGTGCCGCACCGCAGATCGTGCCGGGCAGCATCCGACTGGTCTCACGGTCCTTCCGCTGCGCCGACGACGAGTACCTGGGCGTCCACACCGGTGCGGTGGGGGCCTTCGGACGATTGATCCGCGAACTCGGTCTCGACGACCGGCTGCAGGTCGCCACGGACGGCTCCGACATGAGAATTCCCCTCAACGAAGACGAGCGCAAGGTCCTGCTCGAGGATGTGCCGGCGATCTTCGAGAGCCAGCCCAGGGACGTGTGGCTCAAGCGGCTCATCGACGCCGACGTCGCGGTGATCCCCGAGCTACATCCCGGGGAAATCTTCGACCAACCGCAAGTGCGCCACAACGGCATGGTGGTGACGGTCGAGGACTCGCGGTTCGGCACGGTGGAGCAGGTGGCACCTGCCATCAGGTTCGCCGGCCTGGACCACCGGCCGGAAGCGGGAGCGCCGGAAGTGGGCGAGCACGACGGTCGATGGACCGCCGGCGTATCGGGCCAGAGCCAGGGCCAGAGCCAGACCCCGACCGCAGACTCCGGCGACCAGTACCTGCTCGAGGGTCTGCGAATCCTCGACGCGGGCGCCTATTACGCGGGTCCGTTCAGCTCCAGGCTGCTCGCCGACCTCGGAGCCGACGTGATCAAGCTCGAGACCACGCTGGGTGACCAGTTGCGGGCAATCCAGCGGCCGTTCCGGGCCGCATCGTGCGGCAAGCGCGCAATTTCTCTGAACCTCAAGGATCCTGAGCTGCACCCTGCCCGTGACGAACTGATCCGGTGGGCCGATGTGGTGCTGCACAACATGCGTCCCGGTGCCGCCGACCGCGTCGGACTCGGCCACGAGCAGGTGCGCGATCTCAATCCGGAAGCCGTCTACCTGTACGCGCCGGGATGGGGGTCTTCGGGCCCGGACAAGTTGCGGCAGTCGTTCGCTCCGTTGATGTCGGGCTACGTCGGGCTCGGTTATGAGGTGGCCGGCCAATTCAACCCGCCGATGTGGCCCATCGGCAACGAGGACCCGGGTAACGGCCTGACCGGGGCCATCGGCATCCTGGCCGCTCTGCTGCACCGCAACCGTGCCGGCGGTGGCTGCTACGTGGAGAACCCTCAGCTGAACGCGACCATGACGCATGCCGCTCACATCGTGCGGCAGGACGACGGCACCGTGCTCGGGGCGCAACGGCTCGATCCGCTGCAGACCGGTATCGGTCCGCTGGACCGGCTCTACGAAACCCGGGATGGCTGGGTGTGTCTGGTGGCGCTCAGTGATGCCGAGATACGCCGGCTCGAGCCGGTTCTCGGTGTCGAGATTCTGGAGGATCCGCGTTTTGCCAGCCATGACGCGCGGATGGAGAACCGCTACGAACTCGAAGAGATGATCTTCGACGTGCTTGTCCAGCGAGACAGTGCGGACTGGGTCGAGGTGCTGCGGTCAGCGGGCGTGGCGGCCATTGTGCCCAAGTCGCAGAACAACAGCAGGAGCTTCCACCGCGATCCGATCAACCAGGCGATCGGGCGTATCGCCGAAGTCGCCGATGCCGACGGAAGCATGGTTCGGGAGTCGGCTGTCATGGTGCGGGTCAGCGACGCCAAGCCTGCGCCGCACCGGCTTGCGCCCGCGCTCGGCCAGCACACCGACGAGGTGCTGCTCGGACACGGCTACAGCGTCGAGAAGATCGCGGAGCTGCGCGCCCGCGGCTCGATCAGGTAG
- a CDS encoding TetR/AcrR family transcriptional regulator: MLDVIAAVTPKGERRRYALVSAAAELLCEGGFEAVRHRAVAARAGLPLASTTYYFSSLDDLVESAVEFVGTVEAAQLRSRVDDLPRRRRGAEATADVLVDLLIGDPSQEPVSEQLISRYERYIACARQPALRGIQRRLLQQRVEAVGEAIERSGRFVRMELLTALVCAVDGAVVSALVGDGDGPREVARATLVDMLDVLAPIDERSLRV, from the coding sequence ATTCTGGACGTGATCGCGGCGGTGACTCCCAAAGGGGAGCGACGACGGTATGCGCTGGTCAGCGCTGCCGCCGAGCTGCTGTGTGAAGGTGGGTTCGAGGCGGTTCGGCATCGCGCGGTGGCCGCGCGGGCCGGCCTGCCACTGGCGTCGACCACCTACTACTTCTCGTCGTTGGACGATTTGGTGGAGAGCGCGGTCGAGTTCGTCGGCACGGTGGAAGCCGCCCAGTTGCGGTCGCGGGTGGACGACCTGCCACGGCGTCGTCGGGGTGCTGAGGCCACCGCGGACGTCCTGGTCGACCTGCTGATCGGTGACCCGTCGCAGGAGCCGGTCAGTGAGCAACTGATCTCCCGGTACGAGCGCTACATCGCCTGCGCCCGCCAGCCGGCGCTGAGGGGCATCCAGCGGCGGCTGCTGCAGCAGCGGGTCGAAGCGGTGGGCGAGGCCATCGAGCGGTCCGGGCGCTTTGTGCGGATGGAACTGCTCACTGCGCTGGTGTGCGCGGTCGACGGGGCAGTGGTGTCCGCGCTGGTCGGCGATGGTGACGGTCCTCGCGAGGTGGCTCGTGCCACCCTGGTGGACATGCTGGACGTGCTGGCTCCCATCGACGAGCGCAGCCTGCGAGTCTGA
- a CDS encoding TetR/AcrR family transcriptional regulator produces MSPANRPRARQQPAAAEARTDIAESERSRLLTAATEVMQRNGWWGFKVDSVLRQAGLSTRSFYRHFHKKSDLLVALFEDELGASAISLRRATAAVETPSEKVRAYIAAALDAAYQKDLAKPLSLVASHWREMLLENPDAFERCIAEVMAPLVEAIQAGIATGEFTSEDPEADAVAVFYLVAGMTADQASLGGTTPREQLEHVLMPFIQRAIGLQ; encoded by the coding sequence ATGAGCCCCGCGAACAGGCCCCGCGCGCGGCAGCAGCCTGCAGCTGCCGAAGCACGCACAGACATAGCCGAGTCCGAACGCAGCCGGTTGCTCACTGCCGCAACGGAGGTCATGCAGCGCAATGGCTGGTGGGGATTCAAGGTGGACAGCGTCTTGCGCCAGGCTGGCTTGTCGACACGAAGTTTCTATCGGCACTTCCACAAGAAGAGCGACCTCTTGGTGGCGCTGTTCGAAGATGAACTCGGCGCGTCAGCCATCTCACTGCGACGCGCGACGGCCGCCGTCGAGACGCCGTCGGAAAAAGTTCGGGCGTATATCGCCGCGGCCCTGGACGCGGCCTACCAGAAAGATCTGGCCAAGCCGTTGTCACTGGTCGCTTCGCACTGGCGGGAGATGCTGCTCGAGAATCCGGACGCCTTCGAGCGCTGCATCGCGGAGGTGATGGCGCCTCTCGTGGAGGCCATCCAAGCCGGTATCGCGACAGGCGAGTTCACCTCAGAGGATCCCGAGGCAGATGCCGTGGCGGTGTTCTATCTGGTGGCCGGGATGACAGCCGATCAGGCAAGCCTGGGCGGCACGACCCCGCGGGAGCAACTCGAGCACGTCTTGATGCCGTTCATCCAACGGGCAATTGGACTGCAGTAG
- a CDS encoding lipoprotein LpqH has protein sequence MEQHGVVIACAAACLVVLSACSSTPAEPALRSGELAVGTASVTVNGQDLGKTSAVSCVRNGNLTTISTGDVSAGTTTVLDNSHGLTTKSVSIRNLGGFTGSYWQGLDGSGNLKTSGATFDLDGEAYGFNADNPSARTTGTFRIKVAC, from the coding sequence GTGGAGCAACACGGTGTCGTCATCGCTTGTGCAGCGGCGTGTCTAGTAGTGCTGTCAGCGTGTTCGAGTACTCCTGCCGAACCGGCTCTGCGCTCCGGCGAGCTCGCTGTCGGAACCGCATCGGTCACTGTCAACGGGCAGGATCTCGGCAAGACCAGTGCGGTGTCGTGCGTCCGAAATGGCAACCTCACCACGATCAGCACCGGTGACGTATCGGCCGGGACCACGACAGTCCTTGACAACAGCCACGGTCTGACAACCAAATCGGTGAGCATCCGCAATCTTGGCGGATTCACCGGCAGCTACTGGCAGGGCCTCGACGGTAGTGGGAATCTGAAGACCTCTGGCGCTACCTTCGACCTTGACGGCGAGGCGTACGGATTCAACGCCGACAACCCCAGTGCTCGCACCACCGGAACATTTCGCATCAAGGTTGCGTGCTGA
- a CDS encoding amidohydrolase family protein, translating to MFTLFSVDDHIVEPAHVWTDRVPAKFKDRVPHVVEVDGRQIWEWEGGRELTMGLNAVAGKPREEWGMEPARFEDMIPGCYDPVERRKDLLSNGIFASVSFPTLPGFGGRKFATWPDKELALVCVQAWNDYMIDEWCGAGRDVFVPMHILPVWDIDLAIKEHERMVAKGSKAICFIEDPYVVELPSFHGGYWEPLFAAAQADQTPICMHIGSGGAAIDLSKIHAVGGEMPNPMTEIAAAFAVAARSACNLMVSPLLRKYPDAKVVWSEGGIGWIPAALERADRQWQRHQYWSHVENADILPSAVARRSMYFCMIEEPIGIKYRYDFEIDNILWESDYPHADTPFPKSQMAAKEVFDGVPQTEIDKITHKNAEKLFHFPIDQQLVADYLGSSS from the coding sequence ATGTTTACCTTGTTCAGCGTCGACGACCACATTGTCGAGCCTGCCCACGTGTGGACCGACCGCGTGCCGGCCAAGTTCAAGGACCGGGTGCCGCATGTCGTCGAGGTTGACGGCCGTCAGATCTGGGAGTGGGAGGGCGGCCGCGAACTGACCATGGGCCTCAACGCCGTCGCCGGTAAGCCGCGCGAGGAGTGGGGCATGGAGCCGGCCCGATTCGAGGACATGATCCCCGGCTGCTACGACCCCGTCGAGCGCCGCAAGGACCTGCTGTCCAATGGCATCTTCGCGTCGGTGTCGTTCCCGACCCTGCCCGGTTTCGGCGGCCGCAAGTTCGCCACGTGGCCGGACAAGGAACTCGCCTTGGTCTGCGTGCAGGCCTGGAACGACTACATGATCGACGAGTGGTGTGGTGCCGGCCGCGACGTCTTCGTGCCGATGCACATCCTGCCGGTGTGGGACATCGACCTTGCCATCAAGGAGCACGAGCGGATGGTGGCCAAGGGAAGCAAGGCGATCTGCTTCATCGAGGATCCGTACGTTGTGGAACTGCCGAGCTTCCATGGCGGGTACTGGGAGCCGCTGTTCGCCGCAGCCCAGGCTGATCAGACCCCGATCTGCATGCACATCGGTTCCGGCGGTGCCGCCATCGACCTGTCGAAGATCCATGCCGTGGGCGGCGAGATGCCCAACCCGATGACAGAGATCGCCGCCGCGTTCGCGGTGGCCGCGCGCTCGGCGTGCAACCTGATGGTCAGCCCGCTGCTGCGCAAGTACCCCGACGCCAAGGTGGTGTGGTCGGAGGGTGGCATCGGCTGGATCCCGGCGGCACTCGAGCGAGCCGATCGCCAGTGGCAGCGCCACCAGTACTGGTCACATGTGGAGAACGCCGACATCCTGCCGTCCGCGGTCGCGCGGCGCAGCATGTACTTCTGCATGATCGAAGAGCCGATCGGCATCAAGTACCGGTACGACTTCGAGATCGACAACATCCTGTGGGAGTCGGACTATCCGCACGCCGACACTCCGTTCCCGAAGTCTCAGATGGCCGCCAAGGAGGTCTTCGACGGGGTACCGCAGACCGAAATCGACAAGATCACCCACAAGAATGCTGAAAAGCTGTTCCACTTCCCGATCGACCAGCAGCTGGTCGCCGACTACCTAGGGTCGAGCAGCTAG